A section of the Subtercola frigoramans genome encodes:
- a CDS encoding winged helix-turn-helix domain-containing protein: MDGESETGLLIDVSRQRVVIDGSAVHLTFREFALLCFLVEREGVTLHRSEIASADNAFIGSVKTRTIDVHIKRLRRKLEPYGDVIRTQRGFGYRFDRRAQVRVTTSG; this comes from the coding sequence GTGGATGGCGAGTCAGAAACAGGGCTGCTCATCGATGTCTCGCGACAGCGTGTCGTCATCGACGGTTCGGCCGTGCACCTGACGTTTCGAGAGTTCGCTCTGCTCTGCTTCCTGGTCGAGCGTGAAGGAGTGACCCTGCACCGGAGCGAAATCGCGTCCGCAGACAACGCGTTCATCGGTAGCGTCAAAACGCGAACAATCGACGTGCACATCAAGCGGCTGCGCAGAAAACTGGAGCCGTATGGCGACGTCATCCGCACCCAGCGCGGCTTCGGCTACCGTTTCGACCGAAGGGCCCAGGTTCGCGTCACCACGTCGGGGTGA